Proteins encoded together in one Salarias fasciatus chromosome 17, fSalaFa1.1, whole genome shotgun sequence window:
- the rbm17 gene encoding splicing factor 45 isoform X2, with amino-acid sequence MSLYDDLGVGASDTKTEGWSKNFKLLQSQLKVKKAALTQAKTQRMKQTTVLAPVIDLKRGSSSDDRQITDTPPHAAAGLKDAVPSGFSSGDVLIPLADEYDPMFPNDYEKVVKRHREERQRQREQERQKEIEEREKKRKERHEGGAPSGFSRFPAAEGDSDEEEDYEKERRKRSMGGAAIAPPSSLVDRDGSSSYSYEDEGRPSRGSKAAIPPPMYEDSDRPRSPPGPTSSFLANMGGTVAHKIMQKYGFKEGQGLGKHEQGLSTALSVEKTSKRGGKIIIGDAAEKPDPSKKSEMNPLTEILKNPTKVVLLRNMVGRGEVDEDLEGETKEECEKYGKVVKCVIFEIADVLDDEAVRIFLEFERVESAIKAVVDLNGRYFGGRVVKACFYNLDKFRILDLGEQV; translated from the exons ATGTCGCTGTACGATGACCTCGGTGTGGGTGCCAGCGACACCAAAACTGAAGGCTGGTCCAAGAACTTCAAGCTGCTCCAGTCCCAGCTGAAGGTGAAGAAAGCGGCTCTGACCCAGGCAAAG acccAGCGGATGAAACAGACCACTGTTCTGGCACCTGTCATTGATCTGAAAAGAGGAAGTTCCAGTGATGACCGGCAGATCACCGACACGCCGCCACACGCTGCCGCTGGCCTCAAG GATGCAGTTCCCAGTGGCTTCTCCTCCGGCGACGTGCTCATCCCGCTGGCAGATGAGTACGACCCCATGTTCCCCAACGACTACGAGAAGGTCGTGAAGCGTCACAGAGAAGAGCGGCAGCGGCAGAGAGAGCAGGAGCGGCAGAAGGAGATCGAAGAGAGGGAAAA gaaaaggaaagaaaggcaTGAAGGTGGAGCTCCGAGTGGTTTCTCCCGGTTCCCGGCAGCAGAGGGCGACtcggatgaggaggaggattatGAGAAGGAGCGAAGGAAGCGGA gTATGGGAGGAGCAGCCATCGCGCCACCTTCGTCACTCGTGGACAGAGATG GCTCCTCTTCATATTCCTACGAGGATGAAGGTCGTCCTTCTCGAGGCTCCAAGGCTGCCATCCCTCCGCCGATGTACGAGGACTCCGACCGGCCCCGTTCTCCTCCCGGCCCCACCAGCTCCTTCCTGGCCAACATGGG AGGCACGGTGGCCCACAAAATCATGCAGAAGTATGGTTTCAAGGAGGGCCAGGGCCTGGGGAAGCACGAGCAGGGTCTGAGCACGGCGCTGTCGGTGGAGAAGACCAGCAAGAGAGGCGGGAAGATCATCATCGGAGACGCGGCGGAGAAGC CCGACCCCTCCAAGAAGTCAGAGATGAACCCGCTCACAGAGATCCTGAAAAACCCCACCAAAGTGGTCCTCCTGAGG AACATGGTCGGCCGAGGAGAGGTGGACGAGGACCTGGAAGGAGAGACGAAAGAAGAGTGCGAGAAATACGGGAAAGTGGTTAAATGCGTCATCTTCGAG ATCGCCGATGTGCTGGACGATGAAGCAGTCAGGATATTCCTGGAGTTCGAGCGGGTGGAGTCGGCCATCAAAG ccgTGGTGGATCTGAACGGGCGGTACTTCGGCGGGCGCGTTGTCAAGGCCTGCTTCTACAATCTAGACAAGTTTCGGATCCTGGACCTGGGCGAGCAGGTCTGA
- the rbm17 gene encoding splicing factor 45 isoform X1, whose protein sequence is MSLYDDLGVGASDTKTEGWSKNFKLLQSQLKVKKAALTQAKTQRMKQTTVLAPVIDLKRGSSSDDRQITDTPPHAAAGLKDAVPSGFSSGDVLIPLADEYDPMFPNDYEKVVKRHREERQRQREQERQKEIEEREKKRKERHEGGAPSGFSRFPAAEGDSDEEEDYEKERRKRSMGGAAIAPPSSLVDRDGSSSYSYEDEGRPSRGSKAAIPPPMYEDSDRPRSPPGPTSSFLANMGGTVAHKIMQKYGFKEGQGLGKHEQGLSTALSVEKTSKRGGKIIIGDAAEKPGSSQSGVAEAPGGGFPADPSKKSEMNPLTEILKNPTKVVLLRNMVGRGEVDEDLEGETKEECEKYGKVVKCVIFEIADVLDDEAVRIFLEFERVESAIKAVVDLNGRYFGGRVVKACFYNLDKFRILDLGEQV, encoded by the exons ATGTCGCTGTACGATGACCTCGGTGTGGGTGCCAGCGACACCAAAACTGAAGGCTGGTCCAAGAACTTCAAGCTGCTCCAGTCCCAGCTGAAGGTGAAGAAAGCGGCTCTGACCCAGGCAAAG acccAGCGGATGAAACAGACCACTGTTCTGGCACCTGTCATTGATCTGAAAAGAGGAAGTTCCAGTGATGACCGGCAGATCACCGACACGCCGCCACACGCTGCCGCTGGCCTCAAG GATGCAGTTCCCAGTGGCTTCTCCTCCGGCGACGTGCTCATCCCGCTGGCAGATGAGTACGACCCCATGTTCCCCAACGACTACGAGAAGGTCGTGAAGCGTCACAGAGAAGAGCGGCAGCGGCAGAGAGAGCAGGAGCGGCAGAAGGAGATCGAAGAGAGGGAAAA gaaaaggaaagaaaggcaTGAAGGTGGAGCTCCGAGTGGTTTCTCCCGGTTCCCGGCAGCAGAGGGCGACtcggatgaggaggaggattatGAGAAGGAGCGAAGGAAGCGGA gTATGGGAGGAGCAGCCATCGCGCCACCTTCGTCACTCGTGGACAGAGATG GCTCCTCTTCATATTCCTACGAGGATGAAGGTCGTCCTTCTCGAGGCTCCAAGGCTGCCATCCCTCCGCCGATGTACGAGGACTCCGACCGGCCCCGTTCTCCTCCCGGCCCCACCAGCTCCTTCCTGGCCAACATGGG AGGCACGGTGGCCCACAAAATCATGCAGAAGTATGGTTTCAAGGAGGGCCAGGGCCTGGGGAAGCACGAGCAGGGTCTGAGCACGGCGCTGTCGGTGGAGAAGACCAGCAAGAGAGGCGGGAAGATCATCATCGGAGACGCGGCGGAGAAGC CAGGCTCAAGCCAGTCCGGCGTTGCTGAGGCTCCAGGCGGAGGCTTTCCAG CCGACCCCTCCAAGAAGTCAGAGATGAACCCGCTCACAGAGATCCTGAAAAACCCCACCAAAGTGGTCCTCCTGAGG AACATGGTCGGCCGAGGAGAGGTGGACGAGGACCTGGAAGGAGAGACGAAAGAAGAGTGCGAGAAATACGGGAAAGTGGTTAAATGCGTCATCTTCGAG ATCGCCGATGTGCTGGACGATGAAGCAGTCAGGATATTCCTGGAGTTCGAGCGGGTGGAGTCGGCCATCAAAG ccgTGGTGGATCTGAACGGGCGGTACTTCGGCGGGCGCGTTGTCAAGGCCTGCTTCTACAATCTAGACAAGTTTCGGATCCTGGACCTGGGCGAGCAGGTCTGA